Below is a window of Quercus robur chromosome 6, dhQueRobu3.1, whole genome shotgun sequence DNA.
cATTTGATCTAATTCCTCCCAATCTGACTGTTATTACAAATCCAATGAAACTGGATAAAAGAATCAAGAATGcattgaaaacaaataaaagttaaaaggatagggaagaagaaaaaaactttgtaATGAAAGTGGAGCTTGCACGAAGGAGTCAaatgcttcttcttttcttttacttggCACAGCTGGGTCATCTTGGATTTGAACTAAAGACTTCTCCTATGAAGCAAATAATCACACCTACGGTCCAATCATTTGGGAGAGAATCAGTAAATTCCTTATTTATCCTTTCTCAGCGTAGCTTACAACTCTTCGATGTATTGGGCTCTCCAAGTGTGCTCATTCCCCCTCATTCTCCCTTATCAAGGCAAGTCTTTGTAAAATAactttgagaataaaaaaataaagcattaaGACCTGCTTAGCCCAACTCTAGTCTCTAGACACTTTGAAAGAATAATGTTacgtacacaatatttttaacaacaATTGAGTTGTCAAAACTTTATCAATTCTCATCTAAGTGCATCACTTACATCAATTTGTTATTTAtcattaacaacttgtcacattTTGGGTTATGAAATTTTGTCATGTCACGAGAGTATTTGGAAAtgaatcaaacttaaaaaatttagtaacgAGTTGTTCTAGCCATATAGGACAACAATCTTTACCACATCATTTCCTACTTTTACATGGACTTACCATATTTTCTTCATCACTCATAATTAAACATATAAGATGGTCGTGAGAAATTGTATAATcctagaattattattattattttgatgggAAAATcctagaattatttttttatttaggaaatcctagaattatttaaataattattatttttttatgataaaaaaaatcctagaattACTGATTAGTAGTATTGTTATGAGAAATGTTCTGAAACAAAAGTACAAAACCTTAACGGGAGGGGTCGCTTAAACAtaactaaaagtctaaaacctTAATAAGAAAGCGTCATCGTGTCGACATCTTTagaaagaaacagaagaaacatCTTATCTTCTCCAAAACGACGAAGTTTTGAATTTTCGCTCAACTCCGAACCTTCTTGTCTTCCCTCACAcacaaagagaagagagagagagagagagagagagaaagagaacgaGCCTGTAATTTCTCGCCGATCAAATTGTAATCAGAGTTGCCTATACAACCGGCATTTTTTCGCCGTCGCCGGAGAGAAATGAAGATCAACGTGGACTCGATCGCTCGGAGAGTCGAGGTCGACAATCGGATTCCTCTGCGCCATTACTACCGGATCGCCGATAATCTCCTCAAACAGGTTTctcatataaataaaataatcccTTTCGTTAATTCCCTAatcacacttttttatttaattttctctaaTTCCTGCTTTATTAgttctcaatttcaatttcattagCTGTTTTTGGATTTAATTATGAACATGTTGATTATCAATTAGGGTTTTTTGAATTCCGTTTCATATAAGGGGAAACTATTAACAGTTTTATTTGCAAATGGCTTTTATAGGTTTTGATAGAATAACAGCATTTCTCATATTTTGCTTATATAATTGTCTATAGCTTATCATTCATTTTGGTTGTATAGAATTAATTAATGCCTACTAATGAAGCAGAGTAATTGGAAACAACAGCAACAAACAACTATGGATCCCCAATAAGACTAATTAGGGTTGGccacatgaatttttttatccGCCATTCTATCCTATCCAAAATGGGCAAAGCTTGAGTTTAGTGCTATATTAAAGTGGACGCGTAAGGATAGTGACACGTTTTACTTTTGATTGTGTGTCATCATCCTGACGGGTCTAGTGTACTACGCCCAAGCCAAGTACATCCAAAACCATACTCTTTACTACCTCGTTAATGGACATGTTTTTTTCTAACTACTACTAATACTATTTTGgggtttcttcattttttttttgtccctcgATTTGAAACAACTTACTCTTCATTACCATAGAGCATAGCTGGTCTTATAAGAGTCTTAGGGTCAAAAGTGCgttttttaaacccaaaactCCGTGCAACTCCTCATAGCTTTTTTACAAACACTCTTTTCAATACTCCTGATACCCTTCTCTACTTTATCCACTCTACTTTATTCCTATGatttacatatttttcaaaatctcaTTCCTTATGAATTATTAATAGTAAAGACctgaaagattaaaaaaaaaaaaacactcataaaATGTTGAAGCAggaatttttgtgaaaatgttgaaTAGTAtgaaatgcaattttttttgtttgtttcttttatcttattgtttgttttatttgttttgggtatgCTCAGGCCAGTATTTATCGGGAGGAGAAGAATGTTGTAGATTTGTATATCATACTTCTTAGATATTCGAGGTAAGGAAGAAAAAgggtgtgcgtgtgtgtgtgtgtggtgattGTTCTGCTGCTAAAATGGTGTTTGTGCATTGGATGTGTGAACTTATTTTTGACTCAATGCAGTTTGGTGTCTGAAACTATACCATTCCACCGAGATTACCAGGTTCTGCTTCCAAAGGAaagaataaattataagaaGGTGAGGTAACAATTTATtcattctaatttttcttttgtttttgatatatggTAACATATCTTCATGTGCTTTTCATGTTTGTATTCCAGAGATTGTTAGCAGTACTAGATGAGCTTGAATCTTTGAAACCAGAATTCCAACGTCGAGTGGATGAACTAAATGAGGGCCACTCTGGAGCTGGATTGCCTCAACTTGATGGCCTGGAATTAAATTCATTTGGTTCGGAAATATATTCCTTGGAATGGCCTGCtgttaataaaaattcttaCTCGAGTGTTGATAATAGGCAGGTATGGACCCAACTAATGCACTATATTGACTCATCTTCGGGTCATTTGCTTTATCTGCCAATACAGTTCTTAGGAAGCTTTCCATCACTCCTTTCATTATTTCTTTAGTATTGTGTCTCagtaaaaatgttgttttttcaTAATGTTCTTTCCAATATTATATGAAGTTTGTAGGAagctttttttccccttatacTTTCAgtcaatatattaaatataagttTTCTCTTCATGTTGCTGCAGCTTGCCAGCATGGCACCTCAGTCTTCATGGAAGTATAAGAATGATCACTCTCAGGTTTTTTCACCAAATTCCATGCAAATTGACAAGCAGTTTCAGAAGCTGTGAGTACATTAATGTATTATTTACTCATCATTTAGTGACTAGAGACATGGGGCTGCTATAATATAGTCATATctttttatgtataaaataaaagatagtcATATCTTTTGACAATGAAaattgccaatgagctctagctcaactgGAACCTCCTCTCCTTATAAGCGCTAGGTTGAGGGTGAGATTGTaggttcaagacccattgggtgcatgtgtaacttaccaataaaaaaaaaatgcaaaatctaCCTGTGTAATTTggaactttttcagtttttgatgtCTGTTCTTTTAGTGAGGAGCCAGCAGTAACTGAATATTTGTATGGCAACAAGTGTAGTCCTTTTATGCTATGCTTGGgttttttgtatattttctattgatttttgatGGCTGGCTTTCAAGTTGACAAAGAAACAGAAGATTTATAGTGATCACTTatcgaaaaaaagaaaaaagaaaaaaaagaagatttatgGTGATTATGTAAATTTCATCTCCTTGCCTACTGTAAACATGGGTAGGGGGTTAGGTCACGGGTTTAATCTCATATGGGCATTTGTATTTACCCACCCAAATCCCCCCCAAAATACCTAGGCTTTAAACAGAGTTCCTTACATTTGCACGTATATGTTGACATTTGTGGTTGCTTGACTAGGTGTAATAATTTTCTGTAGCATTGAGGCAAATATATTGAATTAATAATTGCGATTGTGATTTATGGTATGCACTTATCATGATAGTTGGGACAAGCAATTGTTATGGTGCAACTATTTTTGACCTTTATACATCAATCCCGATTTTATTTCTCCCAATTAGGGGAGTGGGCTTGGAAGCTTTAGAGAGTGGCAGGTTGGTTGGCGACCTTGGAATGCTACAATTTAGATGGCCTTGTTacttattgaaaacaaaaaggaaaatttttatggcCTTGGTTTGGGTTTATCACTTTCAGGTGACCATGAGTAGTGAGTTTGATTTGGTACAGATTCATCTGAACCTGCTCATGTTTCAGATAACACGAGCTGGTTAGGGTCCACCAGGTTTTGTGCTCTGATATAATTAGAGATTATAGAAGTTGCTAGGTATTCTTCATCTCTGCTCCTTCTAGGAGATTTTACTTAATAAACAATTTTGCATGTTTAATAATCCTTGCAGAGAATATTAAAGCAATGATATGGACAAAGTTTAAGGATTCTTTATTAAACACTCTCTCTCCACTTATTTGTATTCAAGGAAATCCTAATTTTAAGCACCATTTGAATTTAACCTTGTAATGGAACAATCCtatgcacttatatttgaaaaattagtAGCAAGAGGTGTATGCTTTGAAAATCAGGTTAAGAAAGGTTCTTTTAAGCACCTGTACTCCTGCTACTTAAAATAAGTGTCTCAACTTGTGTGAACTTAAGAAATTCTTCATACTTCCCAGGTTGGTACAATTTTACAAAACAATCACTCAAAACCATATTTAATGTCTATTTTCTGTTTCTTATATGGTTCTTGAGGTATAAGCGTCTATAGTTTAATGTTGATGTTTGGTGCTGGCCTTTCTCCTCTGTCTGCTGTTATCTCCTTTAATTCATCTCATTGTGCCCTCATTTAGTTCATGTGTtcattgcttttttatttttattttttatgttacatATGTTTCTTCTATTGTACTTGTAATCTCGAGAGACCAGGTCACGTCTTTCTCAAACTTAAATTGTTCCTAAAGATAAAATTGCTAAACAACTCTACCTTAGTATGGTAGTTTTTTCCAAGGACgatgcataatataatattttggaaaTGTGCAGATCTTTTGGTCTAGTTGCTCCGAAGAAGGAAACTTTGTCTAGACACTCATTCTTAGGTCCAAATGGTCTTCGGGGCCAGTGGCTAGGACCTACTTCAGGAATgaaggtgaaattttttgtttacttttctcgtcacatatataatatatatgttttttggaTTGGGACAAACTCCATAAACTAATAAAGGCCATGGTGTAATACAGGTTCAATATCCAAGCAATACAGACTTATCTCTTACTGAAAATTTGGGGTAAGGACTTCTGCCAAAGTCATCTGCTCAACTGAACCTCCAAACTTGTACTACCTATTGTCCCTGTTtgtatgttttatgtttttctcatATGGCATTGTAGTGAATTCAACACATTGACCATACACTTGttcttgtcaatttttttgcttttaaattgTGGCTGCTTGTAACATTTGAAAACTTTGTCATATGTTAATAGCCTGAATCAGGCTGGACAATATGATCTTGTGGCAGCAAAAGATGGCGATCCAGGAGGGGTCAGATCTGCAATGGAGTCAGTGCTCTCCTTAGATGATGGCAGATGGCTACGTCCTGCTGAGGAGTCTTGTTCTCCGTTGATCAATGAAGCAAGGGAAGATGATTTCCAGTTGGTCAAGCAACCTTCCATTCCTCCTGTCCTTGCTCAACTACAGCAGGACTTCACTCCAATTCCTCCATCAAAAGTTGCAGATCCGAGACCTGGACCTGCTATATCTTCTCAGGATGGGATGCCAAGTTCTGATTCATATCAACATCTACACGTTGTAGGCTTCTAGTGCTTTTCTTGTGTTGTATATCCTGGAAAATACATTTGCCTATTTCTTGATaacatcaaaataaattatcCTTTTTACTTTTAAGTGTCAATCTGCTTCTAATTCTTGATGAATATGATTCTAGtttcaattaatttatattGCAGCCTGTAAAAATGATGGAAGATTTTTTGAGATTGGCTCGGGCAAACACACagaaaaatttagaaacatGTGGCGTTCTTGCGGGTTCACTGGTAAGCCTAACTAATATCTTAAGGAGAAATAATACTGTATTTTGCTAGTAAAAAAGAAGTTACAGGGGGCTTGAAAGTTCATCTTGTGGTTTCTTATACTTTTAATTTCATGTGGCTGTAGAAAAACAGGGTTTTCCACATCACTACACTTATTATCCCAAAGCAGGAGTCAACTTCAGATTCGGTATGATAGTTATCAATTAATATTAATGTTTatgctctctttctttcaagtTGAATTTCGCTCCTGTTTGTTGTTGTAAGGTTCAGGTGAAAAGTATTCTGTGCCATTAGGCAATctacttaacttttttttttttgataaaaaaggCAATCTACTTAACTTTGAGATCAAATGCTGAAAAAATGTTGAGGGTGCATTGGCATTGTTAAATGTTTGGGTATTAAGAAGAATTTGAGATTCTTGGACATTTCATTCTCATCCAAAACTAGTTCTCATTCCGTTTTCAGATGTACTGTTTAACCACTGATGTAAATGGATATAATACTAAAGAAAGAGTAATTGCAAATCTCACATTCTGCAGGTCTGCCCTTGCccttaattttattgaatttccCTTCCTAGTATTTCtcttttctctaaatataaaTAACTGCTtgtctcttatttattttttctttgtggtTATCTTGGAATGCCCTTTTGGTATATTTCCCTATCAATAGGGCATGCCCCCCCACAATAAGAAGGGGCGGGGTCAATTGCCCGTAGGAGTTTGATTAATAGTGAGGATTATTGTAGCTCTGCAATGTGTAACTAATTTGAGTGAAGTTCTACGTCTAAATGCTTGTGCATATACTTaccaataagaagaaaaaaaaaaaaacttatataagAAACAGATATTACTTTTGTCAGTTGTGAATTTTGAGTGAAGCCAAATAATGCAAACAGTGGACTTTACTGGGTGAAAATGATGtgtcaatatttttaaaattaaatggaTATGTTGTAGAATACAAAAGCTTGAATGTGTTCAGATAGCGCTTTGATCTTTGTTCTGTGTTTTGTCTTTAATATCTCAATTTTTAGACTGGTATGTTTTTATTAGATACACTTGTATTATGTGCCGTtaacaataataaattgtaACCCCTTTGTGTTCAGTGTCAAACGTTGAATGAAGAAGAGATATTTGAAGTTCAAGACAAATTATCGCTTTTTCCTCTTGGATGGATTCACGTAAGTGTGTGAATACTCTCAATGAACAGTAATTGTTAATTATACTTCTCATTTAGTTTTATTTGTTCATGCTCTTTTTCTGCTTAGAACGTGTTGAAATGTTGGtttgacaaaaattttgaactatatCTTGCTATTTTATTGACTTATGGTCTCCACGCTGTTAGCCTCAAAAGTCTTGCACTTTTAATTTAATGATGTTGCTCCCCTTTTGAAATAATAGATATGATGTCACTAAACTTTTTTGGCCTATCTTAATTGTGTTGTTACCATGCTCATGAATTTTATACAATACTCAACACATAGGCTTCCATGTACGCATGCTGTAACTTTGTAGCTTTGGGATGAACTGTAGACATCCTGGGTTAGATCCCCACTAGGAGTTCCCCTGGATTACCTGATACTGGTTTTGGCTGATGGGGTTGTGTATCCGTGGCTTACTCCCTAGGGGTGGGTCCAAAGAACCCTTCCTTGGTGAGGTTtcatgtcataaaaaaaaaaaaaaatgtacgtATGCTGTAACTGACAGACTGGGCTTGTCAGTTTGCTCATGCTCATGCAAATGTTCATTGTTTTGGTTTGGCACAACTTGATAGGTTCGTAGCTTCAAATTTAAAAACCTATCAGATGACTGAACTGTCTGGATTTGTTAATATATAAttaagtgagttaattcaatcccctttcaaaaaaatatcattatgtAAATATGTAAGATATGATAAACAACAGTTTATTGTGGGATTATTTGggttgccaattttttttttccctgttccATTTAGGTGCAATATGCTCTTTCATTGTCTTTCTGACTTGATCTGGGAACCGACCTTACCTGTGTGAGACACTCTTATAGGTGGCATTCATGTTTTCTCTTTCCTGGTTGATCTAAAATTTGTAGTTAGGAGAAGAGAAGTTGATGTgctatatttgtatttttacatTGCAAAGATAAATGCTTATTTTGCCAATGAACTCTAGATCAA
It encodes the following:
- the LOC126688943 gene encoding AMSH-like ubiquitin thioesterase 3, producing MKINVDSIARRVEVDNRIPLRHYYRIADNLLKQASIYREEKNVVDLYIILLRYSSLVSETIPFHRDYQVLLPKERINYKKRLLAVLDELESLKPEFQRRVDELNEGHSGAGLPQLDGLELNSFGSEIYSLEWPAVNKNSYSSVDNRQLASMAPQSSWKYKNDHSQVFSPNSMQIDKQFQKLSFGLVAPKKETLSRHSFLGPNGLRGQWLGPTSGMKVQYPSNTDLSLTENLGLNQAGQYDLVAAKDGDPGGVRSAMESVLSLDDGRWLRPAEESCSPLINEAREDDFQLVKQPSIPPVLAQLQQDFTPIPPSKVADPRPGPAISSQDGMPSSDSYQHLHVPVKMMEDFLRLARANTQKNLETCGVLAGSLKNRVFHITTLIIPKQESTSDSCQTLNEEEIFEVQDKLSLFPLGWIHTHPSQTCFMSSVDLHTHYSYQIMLPEAIAIVMAPTDTSSPHGIFHLSDPAGVSVIRNCQQRGFHPHEEPDDGSPIYEHCSHVYMNPSLKYDVVDLR